CAATCGGAAAAGCTGCTCGATTTGCTCGACAGAATCTCACCCGATCTGATCGTCAACGCCGCCGCCTACACGGCGGTTGATCGCGCCGAAGACGAACCGGAATTGGCTGATCGCAGCAATCATCAAGCGCTTGCAGTGCTAGGTGGCTGGGCGAAAAAACGCGGCGCGAGTATCGTCCATTATTCGACCGATTATGTGTTCGACGGTCGCGCCACAAGACCCTATCGCGAAGATGATGTAACGGCGCCGCTTGGTGTTTATGGGCGCAGTAAACTCGCCGGTGAACAGGCTTTACGCGACTCTGGATGTCGCCATTTGATTTTGCGCACGGCGTGGGTCTACGGCGCGCGCGGGCAGAATTTTCTGCGCACGATGTTGCGTATTGGCGCGCAGCGTGAGCAGCTGAATGTGGTGGCCGATCAGCGTGGCGCGCCGACCTGCAGTCGTCTGATCGCAGCGACCACCGCGGCGCTGTTATCGCGTTGGTTGGGCTGGAATGAAATACAGCGCAGCGGGGCATGCGGCATCTACCATCTGAGTGCCGCCGGCGAATGTTCGTGGCACGAGTTTGCCAGTGCGATCATGCGTGCTGGTCTGGCGGCGGGCTTGCTTGCGCGTTTACCGCAAGTCATCGCGATTACGACTGCGGAATATCCGACCAAGGCGGCGCGTCCTGCGTATTCAGTGCTGAATACGCAGCGTCTACAAGAAAAATTCGGCCTCGTTCTGCCGCCGTGGCAGCAGGGCCTGAACGATGTCATCGGCGAGCTGGCGGAAGCCGCGCGCGGTTAATTTTTGGAGTAAGGCATGTTGATTCCCGTCATTCTTTCCGGTGGTGCCGGCACGCGGCTATGGCCGGTGTCGCGCAGCGCGTATCCGAAACCTTTCATGCAGATGGGCGACGGCCAGTCGCTGCTGTACAAGACGCTGGATCGCGCGCTGAAAATTACCGGCGCGGGCGGCAGCGTGCTGACCGTGACG
The sequence above is drawn from the Pseudolysobacter antarcticus genome and encodes:
- the rfbD gene encoding dTDP-4-dehydrorhamnose reductase, whose product is MKILLLGANGQVGFELARTLAPLGELVCATRSGILPGAIVCETADLDQSEKLLDLLDRISPDLIVNAAAYTAVDRAEDEPELADRSNHQALAVLGGWAKKRGASIVHYSTDYVFDGRATRPYREDDVTAPLGVYGRSKLAGEQALRDSGCRHLILRTAWVYGARGQNFLRTMLRIGAQREQLNVVADQRGAPTCSRLIAATTAALLSRWLGWNEIQRSGACGIYHLSAAGECSWHEFASAIMRAGLAAGLLARLPQVIAITTAEYPTKAARPAYSVLNTQRLQEKFGLVLPPWQQGLNDVIGELAEAARG